Proteins from a single region of Diorhabda sublineata isolate icDioSubl1.1 chromosome 2, icDioSubl1.1, whole genome shotgun sequence:
- the LOC130453034 gene encoding uncharacterized protein LOC130453034 yields the protein MGSKFGDLLKALTKEQSSKSILKILSSIRKGVEWPKNKSNIDKIREMGSLKYFIINLNSRHKHIVDVSLSILGNACMDYNCARDLVGLYNIIHILSKILQRYTIEDSINGRIFRIIGNLCQHSDDLVKIILDQEPQILTQLLDTLKSTIQDISETHINYSEATIIMGLRALRYMISRQSLKKYQIVQTVGSLFFKISQEWQKNKSQENTLDAVINLLYKISKYKEYDTIIILKNLDCGNALEELPKVLLHNPSKIMSIIVNFIGISKFKSDLPVPEICTKFVDEVVRKHIDADTTEFSKESLEHIYYLCTLLDHPANRNGYNCAKTIPLLIQVLEKLKAPTDDHIKCSILLVSTLNKCQYEESLLQDQLKCNILDVIIKKMRWIINDTDIYSKHRFRKGFKRKSSTLIRKLQFEDADVQLLEDLERKRACTCLECVDENCTIYYSYSGLSPSIIAENRHRQLSPVSSDDEFSFMSSFKFDRSPSPCSSTNSDYAALTWTSPCSSPRSSKNDASSYSDSDDYSPVCSEADSTEFPVSDYLEEELDEDSQSDLSEIKEQIPVEKTLEHNSTTNLKMRLISEITKLIKSYVKIEPPVPQLASEELLIALINCSESFNSKQSTYITTINVACDILRSPLYLLPLMKTTFIEKIYKLTELAHTSRCIICVDHSCIGKMILKRITYLAECAAGKGDIAHELLRANNDVKVQLVLVIPYIIDDKKILSKLLINCGGLNILMKLLTEDSIYKQRTIKVICSLASRKLNIANPRKLAMDIGDNISVRVKTPDDPANIVTFKLDDGSCIEADRDVLIEKSDYFNSLLNGHFKEKNEEIIYLHNVEFKTLNCLLNLIKSNSSLDQVDVDTLLDVIVLSDRYLMNDICCFVRNYVEKHTFSFKTVPTIYKWSLESGLNLLRIECIAFALVTKLMDSSRFSMFDGLFELGYSNELVEDIRALLVRYLGTFSR from the exons ATGGGTTCAAAGTTTGGAGATTTGTTAAAGGCACTTACAAAAGAACAAAGTAGTaaaagtatattgaaaattttatccaGCATAAGGAAAGGAGTAGAGTGGcctaaaaataaatctaatattgataaaattcgtGAAATGGggtctttgaaatattttattatcaatttaaattcgCGACATAAGCACATAGTTGATGTGAGCCTTAGTATTTTAGGAAATGCTTGTATGGATTACAACTGTGCGAGAGATTTA gtGGGATTGTAcaatattatacatattttaagtaaaattttgcAACGTTATACAATAGAAGATAGCATTAATGGaagaatatttagaataatTGGTAACCTTTGTCAACATTCTGACGATttggtgaaaattattttagatcaaGAACCACAAATTCTCACACAACTTTTGGATACATTAAAAAGCACTATCCAAGATATTTCAGAAACCCATATAAATTACTCAGAAGCAACTATTATTATGGGTTTAAGAGCATTAAg GTATATGATCTCCCGTCAAAGTTTAAAGAAATATCAAATAGTACAAACTGTGGGTAgcctattttttaaaatcagcCAGGAATGGCAAAAAAATAAGTCTCAAGAAAATACTTTAGATGCTGTTATAAACTTATTATATAAGATATCCAAATATAAAGAGTAcgatacaataataatattaaaaaatttggattgtgGAAATGCATTGGAGGAACTGCCAAAAGTGCTACTACATAATCCCAGCAAGATCATGagtattattgttaattttatcggGATTAGTAAATTTAAATCAGATCTACCGGTACCAGAGATTTGTACTAAATTTGTGGATGAAGTTGTTAGAAAACATATAGACGCAGATACTACAG AATTCAGCAAAGAATCCCTGGAGCATATTTACTACCTCTGTACTCTTCTTGACCATCCGGCGAATCGAAACGGTTATAATTGTGCCAAGACTATTCCACTTTTGATCCAAGTACTAGAAAAGTTGAAAGCCCCTACAGATGATCATATAAAATGCTCCATTTTGCTTGTCAGCACTCTTAATAAATGTCAATACGAAGAAAGTTTATTACAAGATCAATTGAAATGTAATATTTTAGatgtcattattaaaaaaatgcgaTGGATTATTAATGACACAGATATTTATTCCAAACATAGATTCAGGAAAGGTTTTAAGAGAAAATCTTCtacattaataagaaaattgcaGTTTGAAGATGCAGATGTACAGCTACTGGAAGATCTCGAAAGGAAGAGAGCATGTACTTGTTTAGAATGTGTCGATGAAAATTGTACCATCTATTATTCT tattccGGTTTATCTCCAAGTATTATTGCAGAAAACAGACACCGACAACTTTCTCCAGTGTCAAGCGATGatgaatttagttttatgtCAAGTTTTAAATTTGACAGGAGTCCTAGTCCTTGTTCAAGTACGAACAGTGATTACGCAGCATTAACTTGGACATCTCCTTGTTCTAG TCCTAGATCCTCAAAAAATGATGCTTCTTCTTATTCAGACTCTGATGACTATTCCCCGGTTTGCAGTGAAGCAGATAGCACAGAATTTCCAGTATCTGATTATTTAGAGGAAGAATTAGATGAAGATTCACAATCAGATTTATCAGAAATTAAAGAACAAATCCCTGTTG aaaaaactctAGAACATAACAGCACCACAAATTTAAAAATGCGCCTGATATccgaaataacaaaattaataaaatcgtaCGTGAAGATTGAACCACCAGTTCCACAACTAGCTTCCGAGGAATTATTAATAGCTCTTATTAACTGTTCGGAATCTTTCAATAGCAAACAATCTACTTACATCACTACAATAAACGTTGCTTGTGATATTCTTCGTTCACCTTTATATTTACTACCTTTGATGAAAACCACTTTTATAGAAAAGATTTATAAATTGACGGAATTAGCACATACTTCGCGTTGCATTATCTGCGTAGATCATTCTTGTATAGGgaaaatgatattgaaaagaATAACGTATTTAGCGGAATGTGCAGCAGGAAAAGGAGATATCGCTCACGAATTACTGAGAGCTAATAATGATGTTAAAGTTCAACTGGTCCTAGTTATTCCTTATATTATAGA cgACAAGAAAATCTTATCGAAGCTTCTGATAAATTGTGGAGGTCTGAACATCCTGATGAAGTTGCTAACAGAAGATTCCATCTATAAACAGCGTACGATTAAAGTAATTTGTTCGTTGGCTTCTCGGAAACTCAACATAGCTAATCCCAGAAAACTTGCTATGGACATAGGTGACAATATAAGTGTGAGGGTTAAAACGCCGGACGATCCGGCGAACATTGTGACGTTTAAATTAGACGACGGGAGTTGTATCGAAGCCGACAGAGacgttttaattgaaaaatcggATTATTTTAACAGTTTACTCAACGgacatttcaaagaaaaaaacgaagaaattatttatttacataacgTGGAATTCAAAACGctaaattgtttattgaatttaatcaAATCGAATTCGAGTTTGGATCAAGTCGATGTAGATACGTTGTTGGATGTCATAGTTTTAAGCGATCGGTACTTGATGAACGACATCTGTTGTTTTGTAAGGAACTACGTGGAAAAACACACGTTTTCCTTTAAAACCGTACCTACAATTTACAAATGGTCACTAGAATCTGGTTTAAATTTACTTCGGATCGAATGTATTGCATTCGCTTTGGTAACTAAGCTCATGGATAGCAGTAGGTTTTCAATGTTTGATGGCTTATTTGAACTCGGATATTCTAATGAATTAGTAGAGGATATAAGGGCGCTTTTAGTTAGATATTTAGGGACGTTTTCGAGATGA